A section of the Streptomyces sp. SLBN-118 genome encodes:
- a CDS encoding transglycosylase domain-containing protein, producing the protein MSDEPQRQGWTPRDATVAGPGPGAGPGKKGTKTRPGRTGWRRLVPTWRMVLGAFLLITLLLIGGFLAGYMLVDIPSANAAATAQSNVYLYKDGTQIARDGEVNRENVGLAQVPLTVQRAVLAAEDRDFYSERAVDPKAMVRAAWNTLTGKGRQSGSTITQQYVKNYYLGQEQTISRKWKEFFIAIKLGREESKSDILEGYLNTSYFGRNAYGIQAAAQAYYGKDIKDLDTAQGAYLASLLNAPSAYDVATHPENRAAALARWNYTLDGMVTKKWLSPAARAAMTFPVPRTAKPATGLSGQRGYIVQAVEDYLTSNKIIDENTLATGGYRITTTLQRDKQNAFRQAVDDQVMSRLAPDREADRIVRVGGASIDPATGKVLAMYGGVDYTKQYVNNATRRDYQVGSTFKPFVFTSAVEHGSETQDGRHITPNTVYDGTNRRPVQGWSGKPYAPANEDDFSYGPITVRTATDRSVNAVYAQMALDVGPARVRKTATALGIPANTPDLHASPSIALGPATASVLDMTEAYATLANHGRHGTYTLVEKVSKDGIDVPLPKAGPEQAVSREAADTTTSILQSVVEGGTGTEARSAGRPAAGKTGTAEEDQAAWFAGYTPDLATVVAVMGQDPATGAHKPLYGALGLPRINGGGAPAKIWGQFTGLALEDSDIEEFDLELQEGAEEAEPPEEPEPPDDSPQAPGSSPPSLPPGQTQGQDQGQTQGQNQGQSQGQTGGQTDGGTDDGGTTDGGQTDGGQTDGGTTTGGGTDGGTATGGTADGGTTTGGIIGGNDTGGGTADGGVDSRPAPSRRRPSQ; encoded by the coding sequence ATGAGCGACGAGCCACAGCGGCAGGGCTGGACACCTCGGGACGCGACCGTCGCCGGACCGGGGCCCGGGGCCGGGCCGGGGAAGAAAGGCACCAAGACCCGTCCCGGGCGCACCGGGTGGCGCCGCCTCGTCCCCACCTGGCGGATGGTGCTCGGCGCGTTCCTGCTCATCACCCTGCTGCTGATCGGCGGCTTCCTGGCCGGCTACATGCTCGTCGACATCCCGTCCGCCAATGCCGCGGCCACCGCCCAGTCCAATGTCTACCTCTACAAGGACGGCACACAGATCGCCCGTGACGGCGAGGTCAACCGCGAGAACGTGGGCCTCGCGCAGGTCCCGCTGACCGTGCAGCGGGCCGTACTGGCCGCCGAGGACCGGGACTTCTACTCCGAGCGCGCCGTCGACCCCAAGGCGATGGTCCGCGCCGCCTGGAACACCCTGACCGGGAAGGGCAGGCAGTCCGGCTCCACCATCACCCAGCAGTACGTCAAGAACTACTACCTGGGCCAGGAGCAGACGATCTCGCGGAAGTGGAAGGAGTTCTTCATCGCGATCAAGCTGGGGCGCGAGGAGAGCAAGAGCGACATCCTCGAGGGCTATCTCAACACCAGCTATTTCGGACGCAACGCATACGGCATCCAGGCCGCCGCCCAGGCGTACTACGGCAAGGACATCAAGGACCTCGACACGGCGCAGGGCGCCTACCTCGCGTCCCTGCTCAACGCCCCGAGCGCGTACGACGTCGCCACGCACCCGGAGAACCGGGCCGCCGCGCTCGCCCGCTGGAACTACACCCTCGACGGCATGGTCACGAAGAAGTGGCTCAGCCCCGCCGCGCGCGCGGCCATGACCTTCCCGGTGCCGCGGACCGCGAAGCCCGCGACCGGACTGTCGGGCCAGCGCGGCTATATCGTCCAGGCCGTCGAGGACTACCTCACCAGCAACAAGATCATCGACGAGAACACCCTGGCCACCGGCGGCTACCGGATCACGACCACACTGCAGCGCGACAAGCAGAACGCCTTCAGACAGGCGGTCGACGACCAGGTGATGTCCAGACTCGCCCCGGACCGCGAGGCCGACCGCATCGTCCGGGTGGGCGGCGCCTCCATCGATCCGGCCACCGGGAAGGTCCTCGCCATGTACGGCGGCGTCGACTACACCAAGCAGTACGTCAACAACGCGACCCGCCGTGACTACCAAGTCGGCTCCACCTTCAAACCGTTCGTCTTCACCTCCGCCGTCGAGCACGGCTCCGAAACCCAGGACGGCCGGCACATCACCCCCAACACCGTCTACGACGGCACCAACAGGCGCCCGGTCCAGGGCTGGAGCGGAAAGCCCTACGCCCCCGCCAACGAGGACGACTTCTCGTACGGGCCCATCACCGTACGCACCGCCACCGACAGGTCCGTCAACGCCGTGTACGCGCAAATGGCCCTGGACGTCGGGCCCGCCAGGGTCAGAAAGACGGCGACCGCCCTGGGGATCCCGGCGAACACCCCGGACCTGCACGCCTCCCCCTCCATCGCGCTCGGCCCCGCGACCGCGAGCGTCCTCGACATGACGGAGGCCTACGCGACGCTCGCCAACCACGGCAGGCACGGCACGTACACCCTGGTCGAGAAGGTCTCCAAGGACGGCATCGACGTCCCTCTGCCCAAGGCGGGCCCCGAACAGGCCGTCAGCCGGGAGGCCGCCGACACGACGACCTCGATCCTGCAGAGCGTGGTCGAGGGCGGCACGGGCACCGAGGCCCGCTCCGCGGGCCGCCCGGCCGCCGGCAAGACCGGCACGGCGGAGGAGGACCAGGCCGCCTGGTTCGCGGGCTACACCCCGGACCTGGCGACCGTCGTCGCGGTGATGGGCCAGGACCCGGCGACCGGGGCGCACAAGCCGCTGTACGGGGCGCTGGGGCTGCCGCGGATCAACGGCGGCGGAGCACCGGCGAAGATCTGGGGCCAGTTCACCGGGCTCGCGCTGGAGGACTCCGACATCGAGGAGTTCGACCTGGAGCTGCAGGAGGGGGCGGAGGAGGCCGAGCCTCCGGAGGAGCCCGAGCCCCCGGACGATTCCCCACAGGCTCCTGGCTCCAGCCCGCCGAGCCTGCCCCCCGGCCAGACGCAGGGCCAGGACCAGGGCCAGACGCAGGGGCAGAACCAGGGGCAGAGTCAGGGGCAGACCGGTGGCCAGACGGACGGCGGCACCGACGACGGCGGCACCACGGACGGCGGGCAGACGGACGGCGGGCAGACGGACGGCGGGACGACCACCGGAGGAGGCACCGACGGGGGCACGGCCACCGGAGGGACGGCGGACGGGGGCACGACGACCGGCGGAATCATCGGCGGGAACGACACGGGCGGCGGGACGGCGGACGGGGGCGTGGACAGCAGACCCGCGCCCAGCCGTCGCCGGCCCAGTCAGTGA
- a CDS encoding multidrug efflux SMR transporter, translated as MAWVLLVVAGLLEVGWSIGMKFTDGFTRLWPSMFTGLGIVASMMLLSYAARSLPIGTAYGVWVGIGAAGAAVVGMVTLNEPATAARIFFVCLLLVAVVGLKATSGH; from the coding sequence ATGGCCTGGGTTCTGCTTGTTGTCGCCGGTCTGCTCGAGGTCGGCTGGTCGATCGGCATGAAGTTCACCGACGGGTTCACCCGGCTGTGGCCGAGCATGTTCACCGGTCTGGGGATCGTCGCCAGCATGATGCTGCTGTCGTACGCCGCCAGGAGTCTGCCGATCGGCACGGCGTACGGCGTCTGGGTCGGCATCGGCGCGGCCGGTGCGGCCGTGGTCGGCATGGTCACCCTGAACGAGCCCGCGACCGCGGCCCGGATCTTCTTCGTGTGTCTGCTGCTGGTCGCGGTGGTCGGTCTGAAGGCGACCTCGGGTCACTGA
- a CDS encoding co-chaperone GroES encodes MSANSHDPSTTHDKLPIRMLHDRVLVRTDIPEGERRSSGGIVIPATAAVGRRLAWAEVVAVGQNVRTVEPGDRVLYDPEDRAEVEVRGVAYVLMRERDLHAVAADRFQGSEDSTGLYL; translated from the coding sequence GTGAGCGCCAACAGCCATGACCCCAGTACCACCCATGACAAGCTGCCGATCCGGATGCTGCACGACCGTGTGCTGGTCAGGACCGACATCCCGGAGGGTGAGCGGCGTTCCAGCGGCGGCATCGTCATCCCGGCGACCGCGGCCGTCGGCCGGCGGCTGGCCTGGGCCGAGGTGGTTGCCGTCGGGCAGAACGTGCGCACCGTGGAGCCGGGCGACCGGGTGCTGTACGACCCCGAGGACCGCGCCGAGGTCGAGGTGCGGGGTGTCGCGTATGTGCTGATGCGCGAGCGCGATCTGCATGCCGTCGCCGCGGACCGTTTCCAGGGCTCCGAGGACTCCACCGGGCTGTATCTCTAG
- a CDS encoding DUF3618 domain-containing protein codes for MSDARTPAQIEADIVRRREQLAETLDEIGVRVHPKTVIGDARARLASSVDQTAGRAVVAVNRTVTDVKAQFVDEDGGPRLERLVPVALVVVGIVGLLAVSARRRRG; via the coding sequence GTGTCGGATGCCAGGACCCCTGCGCAGATCGAGGCGGACATCGTCCGCAGGCGCGAGCAGCTCGCCGAGACGCTCGACGAGATCGGTGTGCGGGTGCACCCGAAGACGGTCATCGGCGACGCCAGGGCCAGGCTTGCATCGTCCGTGGACCAGACGGCGGGCCGCGCCGTCGTCGCGGTGAACCGCACGGTGACCGACGTGAAGGCACAGTTCGTCGATGAGGACGGGGGCCCGCGCCTGGAGCGCCTGGTGCCGGTGGCACTGGTGGTCGTGGGAATTGTGGGGCTGCTCGCGGTGTCGGCGAGAAGGCGGCGGGGGTGA
- the bcp gene encoding thioredoxin-dependent thiol peroxidase, translating into MSERLQPGDTAPDFTLPDADGNEVSLADHKGRKVIVYFYPAALTPGCTKQACDFTDNLELLAGAGYDVIGVSPDKPEKLAKFREKESLKVTLVGDPSKETLEAYGAFGEKKLYGKTVTGVIRSTVVVDEEGKVERALYNVKATGHVAKIIKDLGV; encoded by the coding sequence ATGAGCGAGCGACTCCAGCCCGGCGACACCGCCCCCGACTTCACGCTGCCCGACGCGGACGGCAACGAGGTCTCGCTCGCGGACCACAAGGGCCGCAAGGTCATCGTCTACTTCTACCCGGCCGCCCTTACCCCTGGCTGCACCAAGCAGGCCTGCGATTTCACGGACAATCTTGAGCTGCTGGCGGGCGCGGGCTACGACGTGATCGGCGTGTCCCCGGACAAGCCGGAGAAGCTGGCGAAGTTCCGTGAGAAGGAGTCCCTGAAGGTCACGCTGGTCGGCGACCCGTCGAAGGAGACGCTGGAGGCGTACGGCGCTTTCGGCGAGAAGAAGCTGTACGGCAAGACGGTGACCGGTGTCATCCGTTCGACGGTGGTCGTGGACGAGGAGGGCAAGGTCGAGCGTGCCCTGTACAACGTGAAGGCGACCGGCCATGTCGCCAAGATCATCAAGGACCTGGGTGTCTGA
- a CDS encoding HNH endonuclease, with protein MPVRYTRELLDEAARETTNFDDAVRWCGGNPTPGSRRYIRAKMAAAGIDTSHFTPAGVRHTEETLRELVACSRSVAEVVRRLGINPVGGNQAHIGRRIAALRIDTSHFLRAPRGRPKGSLGNRLVLGSPADGRIPGERLRRELLRTGIQESCALCGTGTEWNGKPLRLEVDHRNGDWWDNRPENLRLLCPNCHAVTDTYRGRNRRHTA; from the coding sequence ATGCCGGTCAGGTACACCCGGGAACTACTCGACGAGGCGGCCCGCGAGACGACGAACTTCGACGACGCGGTCCGCTGGTGCGGCGGCAACCCGACACCGGGCAGCAGACGCTACATACGCGCCAAGATGGCAGCGGCAGGCATCGACACGTCGCACTTCACCCCTGCCGGTGTGCGCCACACCGAGGAAACATTGCGCGAACTGGTCGCCTGTTCCAGGAGTGTGGCCGAGGTCGTACGTCGGTTGGGAATCAACCCTGTGGGCGGCAACCAGGCTCACATCGGCCGCCGGATAGCCGCGTTGCGCATCGACACCTCACACTTCCTGCGCGCGCCCCGGGGCCGGCCGAAAGGGTCCCTGGGAAACCGACTTGTCCTGGGCTCGCCGGCCGACGGCAGGATTCCGGGCGAACGCCTGCGCCGCGAACTGCTCCGGACCGGGATCCAGGAGTCGTGCGCACTATGTGGCACAGGAACGGAATGGAACGGCAAACCGCTCCGACTCGAAGTCGACCACCGCAACGGCGACTGGTGGGACAACCGCCCGGAGAACCTCCGGCTACTCTGCCCCAACTGTCATGCGGTGACTGACACTTACCGTGGCCGCAATCGGAGGCATACGGCATGA
- a CDS encoding HNH endonuclease, with amino-acid sequence MDHINGDRLDNRLENLRFLCPSCHSQTRSFSNPRGEAQYSGRRGSVPQLAKRAPV; translated from the coding sequence ATCGACCACATCAACGGCGACCGTCTCGACAACCGGTTGGAAAACCTGCGCTTCCTCTGCCCGTCGTGCCACAGCCAGACAAGATCCTTCTCGAACCCTCGGGGCGAGGCACAGTACAGTGGGCGCCGCGGGTCCGTACCCCAGCTGGCCAAGAGGGCGCCGGTTTAG
- the rdgB gene encoding RdgB/HAM1 family non-canonical purine NTP pyrophosphatase, with protein MTRLILATRNTGKITELRAILADAGLTHELVGADAYPEVPDVKETGVTFTENALLKAHALAQATGLPAVSDDSGLCVDVLGGAPGIFSARWAGRHGDDRANLTLLLDQLSDIDELHRGAHFACAAALVLPDGTERVVEGRLRGTLRYAPEGSGGFGYDPILQPEGDTRTCAELTPEEKNAISHRGHAFRALVPVVRELLG; from the coding sequence ATGACCCGACTGATCCTCGCCACGCGCAACACCGGGAAAATCACCGAGCTGAGGGCCATCCTCGCCGACGCGGGCCTCACCCACGAACTCGTCGGCGCGGATGCCTACCCCGAAGTCCCCGACGTCAAGGAAACCGGCGTCACCTTCACCGAGAACGCGCTGCTGAAAGCGCACGCCCTCGCACAGGCCACCGGCCTCCCGGCCGTCTCCGACGACTCCGGCCTCTGCGTCGACGTCCTCGGCGGCGCGCCCGGCATCTTCTCCGCCCGCTGGGCAGGCCGCCACGGCGACGACCGCGCCAACCTGACCCTGCTCCTGGACCAGCTCTCCGACATCGACGAACTCCACCGCGGCGCCCACTTCGCCTGCGCGGCCGCCCTTGTCCTGCCCGACGGCACGGAACGTGTCGTCGAGGGCCGTCTGCGCGGCACCCTGCGCTACGCCCCCGAGGGCTCGGGCGGCTTCGGCTACGACCCGATCCTGCAGCCGGAGGGCGACACGCGCACGTGTGCGGAACTGACCCCTGAGGAGAAGAACGCGATCAGCCACCGGGGACACGCGTTTCGCGCGCTGGTTCCGGTGGTCCGGGAGCTGCTGGGCTGA
- the rph gene encoding ribonuclease PH, with product MSRIDGRTPEQLRPVTIERGWSKHAEGSVLIAFGDTKVFCTASVTEGVPRWRKGSGEGWVTAEYSMLPRSTNTRGDRESVRGKIGGRTHEISRLIGRSLRAVIDYKALGENTIVLDCDVLQADGGTRTAAITGAYVALADAVAWAQHKKLVKAGRRPLTGTVAAVSVGIVDGTPLLDLCYEEDVRAETDMNVVCTGDGRFVEVQGTAEAEPFDRKELGALLDLATGGCADLAALQRDALDHTLEG from the coding sequence ATGTCTCGAATCGACGGCCGCACCCCCGAACAGCTCCGCCCGGTCACCATCGAACGCGGATGGAGCAAGCACGCCGAGGGCTCCGTCCTCATCGCCTTCGGCGACACCAAGGTCTTCTGCACCGCCTCCGTCACCGAAGGTGTCCCGCGCTGGCGCAAGGGCAGCGGCGAAGGCTGGGTCACCGCCGAGTACTCGATGCTGCCGCGCTCCACCAACACCCGCGGCGACCGCGAATCCGTACGCGGCAAGATCGGCGGGCGCACGCACGAGATCTCCCGCCTCATCGGCCGCTCGCTGCGCGCGGTCATCGATTACAAGGCCCTCGGCGAGAACACCATCGTCCTGGACTGCGACGTCCTGCAGGCCGACGGCGGCACCCGCACCGCCGCGATCACCGGCGCCTATGTCGCCCTCGCCGACGCCGTCGCCTGGGCCCAGCACAAGAAGCTCGTCAAAGCCGGCCGCCGGCCGCTCACCGGAACCGTCGCCGCCGTCAGCGTCGGCATCGTCGACGGCACTCCGCTGCTCGACCTCTGCTACGAGGAAGACGTACGCGCCGAGACCGACATGAACGTCGTCTGCACCGGCGACGGCCGCTTCGTGGAAGTGCAGGGCACCGCCGAGGCCGAGCCCTTCGACCGCAAGGAGCTGGGCGCGCTCCTGGACCTGGCAACCGGCGGCTGCGCCGACCTCGCCGCGCTCCAGCGCGATGCCCTCGACCACACACTCGAAGGGTAA
- a CDS encoding glucose PTS transporter subunit EIIB, whose amino-acid sequence MASKAEKIVAGLGGIDNIEEIEGCITRLRTEVVDPSKVDEAALKAAGAHGVVKMGTAIQVVIGTDADPIAADIEDMM is encoded by the coding sequence ATGGCCAGCAAGGCTGAGAAGATCGTCGCCGGGCTCGGCGGAATCGACAACATCGAAGAGATCGAGGGCTGCATCACCCGCCTCCGCACCGAAGTCGTCGACCCGAGCAAGGTCGACGAAGCCGCCCTCAAGGCCGCAGGCGCACACGGCGTCGTCAAGATGGGCACCGCGATCCAGGTCGTCATCGGCACCGACGCCGACCCGATCGCCGCGGACATCGAAGACATGATGTAG
- a CDS encoding PTS transporter subunit EIIC, with the protein MSSDSAAAPQQKPQRTWWTGAFQGLQKMGRSLQLPIAVLPAAGILNRLGQPDVFGADGLGWDNVAKVMAGAGGALLDGNLGLPLLFCVGVAIGMAKKSDGSTALAAVVGFLVYYNVLRQFPEDCAEGAKAVVTGCQAPDGSVASFTYQNPGVFGGIVIGLLSAYFWQRYHRTKLVDWLGFFNGRRLVPIIMSFVAIGVAALSLWAWPPLGDALENFSDWLVGLGSWGAGIFGVANRALLIIGLHQFLNVPIFFQFGSYTKPDGMVVHGDITMFLAGDPDAGQFTTGFFPIMMFALPAAALAITHCAKPHRRKEIGGLMLSVALTSLVTGITEPIEYSFLFVAPLLYAVHAVLTGVSMAVSWGLGVHDGFSFSAGLIDYVINWGLATKPWLIIPIGLCFAALYYVIFRFAITTFNIQTPGREPDEIGDELERENIK; encoded by the coding sequence ATGAGCTCCGACAGCGCCGCCGCGCCGCAGCAGAAGCCGCAGCGGACGTGGTGGACAGGCGCCTTCCAAGGGCTGCAGAAGATGGGCCGCAGCCTCCAGCTGCCCATCGCCGTACTCCCCGCCGCCGGCATCCTCAACCGCCTCGGCCAGCCCGACGTCTTCGGCGCCGACGGACTCGGCTGGGACAACGTCGCCAAGGTGATGGCGGGCGCGGGCGGCGCGCTGCTGGACGGCAACCTCGGCCTGCCGCTGCTGTTCTGCGTGGGCGTCGCGATCGGCATGGCCAAGAAGTCCGATGGCTCCACCGCGCTCGCGGCCGTGGTCGGCTTCCTCGTCTACTACAACGTGCTGCGCCAGTTCCCCGAGGACTGCGCGGAAGGGGCCAAGGCGGTGGTCACGGGCTGCCAGGCGCCCGACGGATCGGTCGCGTCCTTCACTTACCAGAATCCGGGCGTCTTCGGCGGCATCGTCATCGGCCTGCTGAGCGCCTACTTCTGGCAGCGCTACCACCGCACCAAGCTGGTGGACTGGCTGGGCTTCTTCAACGGCCGCAGGCTCGTCCCGATCATCATGTCCTTCGTCGCGATCGGGGTCGCGGCCCTCTCCCTGTGGGCCTGGCCGCCCCTCGGCGACGCGCTCGAGAATTTCAGTGACTGGCTGGTGGGCCTGGGCTCCTGGGGTGCGGGCATCTTCGGCGTCGCGAACCGGGCGCTGCTGATCATCGGCCTGCACCAGTTCCTGAATGTGCCGATCTTCTTCCAGTTCGGCAGCTACACCAAGCCCGACGGCATGGTGGTGCACGGCGACATCACCATGTTCCTGGCGGGCGACCCGGACGCGGGCCAGTTCACCACGGGCTTCTTCCCGATCATGATGTTCGCTCTCCCGGCCGCCGCGCTGGCCATCACCCACTGCGCCAAGCCGCACCGCCGCAAGGAGATCGGAGGCCTGATGCTCTCGGTCGCGCTGACGTCGCTCGTCACCGGCATCACCGAGCCGATCGAGTACTCGTTCTTGTTCGTCGCCCCGCTGCTGTACGCGGTCCACGCGGTGCTGACCGGTGTCTCGATGGCGGTGAGCTGGGGGCTCGGCGTACACGACGGGTTCAGCTTCTCGGCCGGCCTGATCGACTACGTCATCAACTGGGGCCTGGCGACCAAACCCTGGCTGATCATTCCGATCGGACTCTGCTTCGCGGCGCTGTACTACGTGATCTTCCGGTTCGCGATCACCACGTTCAACATCCAGACACCTGGGCGCGAACCCGATGAGATCGGGGACGAGCTGGAGCGGGAGAACATCAAGTAG
- a CDS encoding PTS transporter subunit EIIC — translation MTTASAAPAADKKKTGAGAMAVMQRIGRSLMLPVAVLPAAALLVRFGQPDMLGRESFPDFVTKLAGYMAAGGDAILANMALLFAVGIAIGFAKKSDGSTALAAVAGYLVFKNVLATFTDPNLAKVAKVVDGKIVMTEAPVDAKVLGGVVMGIVVALLYQKFYRTKLPDWAGFFGGRRLVPILSAFAGLVIGIVFGLIWPVLGTGLHNFGEWLVGSGAAGAGIFGVANRALIPIGMHHLLNSFPWFQAGTYQGKSGDIGRFLAGDPTAGQFMTGFFPIMMFALPAACLAIVHCARPERRKVIGGMMFSLALTSFVTGVTEPIEFTFMFIAPALYAIHAVLTGVSMALTWSLGMKDGFGFSAGAVDFFLNLGIASNPWGLALVGLCFAAVYYAVFRFAIIKFNLPTPGRESDEELAELQKAEAK, via the coding sequence ATGACCACGGCAAGCGCCGCCCCCGCGGCGGACAAGAAGAAGACGGGCGCAGGTGCGATGGCTGTCATGCAGCGCATCGGCCGCAGCCTCATGCTGCCGGTCGCGGTGCTCCCCGCCGCCGCACTCCTGGTTCGTTTCGGCCAGCCCGACATGCTCGGCAGGGAGTCCTTCCCGGACTTCGTCACCAAGCTCGCCGGCTACATGGCGGCCGGCGGCGACGCGATCCTCGCCAACATGGCACTGCTGTTCGCCGTCGGTATCGCGATCGGTTTCGCCAAGAAGTCCGACGGCTCGACCGCGCTCGCGGCCGTCGCCGGTTACCTGGTCTTCAAGAACGTGCTGGCCACATTCACCGACCCGAACCTGGCCAAGGTCGCGAAGGTCGTCGACGGCAAGATCGTCATGACCGAGGCCCCTGTCGACGCCAAGGTCCTCGGCGGCGTCGTGATGGGCATAGTCGTCGCCCTGCTGTACCAGAAGTTCTACCGGACCAAGCTGCCCGACTGGGCGGGCTTCTTCGGCGGCCGCCGGCTCGTCCCGATCCTCTCGGCCTTCGCGGGCCTGGTCATCGGCATCGTCTTCGGCCTGATCTGGCCGGTCCTCGGCACCGGGCTGCACAACTTCGGTGAGTGGCTGGTCGGCTCGGGCGCCGCGGGCGCGGGCATCTTCGGTGTCGCCAACCGTGCGCTGATCCCGATCGGCATGCACCACCTGCTCAACTCGTTCCCGTGGTTCCAGGCCGGTACTTACCAGGGCAAGAGCGGTGACATCGGCCGCTTCCTCGCCGGTGACCCGACCGCCGGACAGTTCATGACCGGCTTCTTCCCGATCATGATGTTCGCCCTTCCGGCGGCCTGCCTCGCGATCGTCCACTGTGCCCGCCCGGAGCGCCGCAAGGTCATCGGCGGCATGATGTTCTCGCTCGCGCTGACGTCCTTCGTCACCGGTGTGACCGAGCCGATCGAGTTCACCTTCATGTTCATCGCTCCGGCGCTGTACGCGATCCACGCGGTCCTCACCGGAGTCTCCATGGCGCTGACCTGGTCGCTCGGAATGAAGGACGGCTTCGGCTTCTCGGCCGGCGCGGTGGACTTCTTCCTGAACCTGGGCATCGCATCCAACCCGTGGGGGCTCGCGCTGGTCGGCCTGTGCTTCGCGGCCGTCTACTACGCGGTCTTCCGCTTCGCGATCATCAAGTTCAACCTCCCGACGCCGGGCCGCGAGTCCGACGAGGAGCTGGCGGAACTGCAGAAGGCCGAGGCGAAGTAG
- a CDS encoding MBL fold metallo-hydrolase produces the protein MKLTVVGCSGSFPSAESACSSYLVEADGFRLLLDMGNGALGELQRHIGLYDLDAVFLSHLHADHCIDMCGYFVARYYRQEGGRCSPLPVYGPEGTEQRLTTAYADTPSPTSMSEVFDFHTLKSGSFDIGPFTVRTERVAHPVEAYAVRLEHAGRTLTYSGDTGVCEPLHELADGADLFLCEASFSYGREDIPDLHLNGREAGAHARRANVGRLVLTHIPPWTDGAQNLADARAVYDGPAELAVPGAVYEV, from the coding sequence ATGAAGCTCACCGTCGTCGGCTGCTCGGGGTCGTTCCCGTCCGCGGAATCGGCCTGTTCGAGCTACCTCGTAGAGGCCGACGGCTTCCGGCTGCTTCTCGACATGGGCAACGGCGCCCTGGGCGAGCTGCAGCGCCACATCGGTCTCTACGACCTCGATGCCGTTTTTCTCAGCCATCTCCACGCGGACCACTGCATCGACATGTGCGGGTACTTCGTCGCCCGCTACTACCGCCAGGAGGGTGGCCGCTGCAGCCCCCTGCCGGTCTACGGACCGGAGGGCACCGAGCAGCGTCTGACCACCGCGTACGCGGACACCCCCTCGCCCACTTCCATGAGCGAGGTCTTCGACTTCCACACCCTGAAGTCCGGCAGCTTCGACATAGGCCCGTTCACCGTCCGTACGGAGCGGGTGGCCCATCCCGTCGAGGCGTACGCCGTCCGCCTGGAGCACGCGGGCAGGACGCTGACGTACTCCGGCGACACCGGCGTCTGCGAGCCGCTGCACGAACTCGCCGACGGCGCCGACCTGTTCCTGTGCGAGGCGTCCTTCAGCTACGGCAGGGAGGACATCCCGGACCTCCACCTCAACGGCCGCGAGGCCGGCGCCCACGCGCGGCGCGCGAACGTCGGGCGGCTCGTGCTGACGCACATCCCGCCGTGGACGGACGGCGCGCAGAACCTTGCCGACGCCCGCGCGGTATATGACGGCCCCGCCGAGCTGGCCGTCCCCGGCGCGGTCTACGAGGTCTGA
- a CDS encoding type II toxin-antitoxin system PemK/MazF family toxin, which yields MDTSWWLAVLAVVVIALVAAVVDGRGRSDARRPGGRARPPVRPTGPRRTPKRRPQPGEIWWAEVPYEDRPRTKDRPCLVLSVRGDTALVAKITSKYHDERPGVISLPPGTVGDAQGRASFLETAELRDVGVWGFRRRVGVVDPVVWDQVRHLAV from the coding sequence ATGGACACGTCGTGGTGGCTCGCGGTGCTTGCCGTGGTGGTGATCGCGCTGGTCGCCGCGGTGGTGGACGGGCGCGGGCGCTCGGACGCCCGCCGCCCCGGCGGGCGGGCCCGCCCGCCGGTCCGCCCGACCGGCCCCCGCCGTACCCCGAAGCGGCGCCCGCAGCCGGGCGAAATCTGGTGGGCGGAAGTCCCTTACGAAGACCGCCCCCGCACGAAGGACAGGCCGTGCCTGGTGCTTTCGGTACGGGGCGACACGGCGCTGGTCGCGAAGATCACGAGCAAGTACCACGACGAGAGGCCGGGCGTGATCTCCCTGCCACCGGGGACGGTGGGCGACGCGCAGGGGAGGGCGAGCTTTCTGGAGACGGCGGAGCTGAGGGACGTGGGGGTGTGGGGGTTCAGGAGACGGGTGGGGGTGGTGGACCCGGTGGTGTGGGACCAGGTCCGCCACTTGGCGGTGTGA